One part of the Augochlora pura isolate Apur16 chromosome 3, APUR_v2.2.1, whole genome shotgun sequence genome encodes these proteins:
- the LOC144478886 gene encoding carboxypeptidase B, which produces MAKSSTPRGARGRLATLVFLFIVASLGEASVLQRQRRDFVIPDWIEIVDEPIAGNSKTIQRAVRVRDAKVTYDGAQLWRVNAAEGQSVSSVATDFQEAGLFSVWLGNETALDVMVRPEEIPRVARYLKQKDLDYNVVIEDLQKEIDEENPMPSEEEMQEMEGRFARYAWWQRVRVRGRYPRPRPLRYPSVYGGGGPWRFRGHRMEWTSYHRLDDIHSYLHYLAETFPAVCSVVSIGNSVEGRSLKVLRISNGKPNAPALWIDGGIHAREWISPAAVTYIIDYLVENSDSLEADYYILPVANPDGYEYTFTRDRLWRKNRRRAIGSSCTGVDLNRNFGYRWGGKGTSKDPCREIYAGSGPFSEPETNAIKNFFEASAANFKAYLTFHSYGQFILYPWGYDRRVPPDYADLENVGRDIATAMRKAGGENSAYTVGNSATTLYAASGGSDDWAKAILKMKYTYTIELRDTGKHGFVLPSRYIIPTAKEALAAVLVVSEACKSL; this is translated from the exons ATGGCGAAAAGCAGCACACCGCGCGGCGCACGTGGCCGCCTGGCCACGCTCGTTTTCCTCTTtatcgtcgcgtcgctcggGGAAGCCTCGGTGTTGCAACGACAGAGACGGGATTTCGTGATCCCGGATTGGATCGAGATCGTCGACGAACCTATTGCCGGGAACTCGAAGACCATCCAGAGGGCGGTGAGGGTGAGGGACGCGAAGGTGACTTACGACGGCGCGCAGCTGTGGAGGGTGAACGCTGCCGAAGGTCAGAGCGTATCCAGCGTCGCCACGGACTTCCAGGAGGCTGGAC TGTTTTCCGTATGGCTGGGTAACGAGACGGCGCTCGACGTGATGGTCCGCCCGGAAGAAATTCCCAGAGTCGCTCGTTACTTGAAACAGAAGGACCTGGACTACAACGTCGTGATCGAGGATCTCCAAAAAGAGATCGACGAGGAAAATCCAATGCCATCTGAAGAGGAAATGCAGGAGATGGAGGGTCGTTTTG CTCGTTACGCTTGGTGGCAGAGAGTCAGGGTGCGAGGTAGATACCCACGTCCACGTCCTCTTCGTTATCCTAGTGTATACGGTGGGGGTGGTCCCTGGCGCTTTAGGG GTCATCGAATGGAATGGACCAGTTACCACAGGCTCGACGACATACACAGTTACCTTCATTACCTGGCCGAGACCTTCCCCGCGGTCTGCTCCGTCGTTAGTATCGGGAACTCTGTCGAAGGAAGATCTCTAAAG GTTCTCAGAATCAGTAACGGGAAGCCGAACGCCCCCGCATTGTGGATCGACGGCGGTATTCACGCGAGAGAATGGATTTCGCCGGCTGCTGTGACCTACATCATTGACTATTTGGTAGAGAACAGCGACAGCCTCGAGGCTGACTATTACATCCTTCCTGTAGCCAATCCTGACGG CTACGAGTACACTTTCACGAGAGACCGTCTATGGCGGAAGAACAGGAGACGAGCGATCGGCAGTTCCTGCACCGGCGTGGACCTTAATCGAAACTTTGGCTACCGATGGGGTGGCAAAGGGACTAGCAAGGACCCTTGTAGGGAGATCTATGCCGGTTCTGGACCATTCTCCGAGCCGGAGACCAACGCCATCAAGAACTTCTTCGAAGCCAGCGCTGCTAACTTCAAG GCGTACCTGACCTTCCACAGCTACGGCCAGTTCATTCTATACCCATGGGGCTACGACAGACGTGTCCCGCCCGACTACGCCGACCTCGAGAACGTCGGCAGAGACATAGCAACGGCGATGAGAAAGGCAGGCGGTGAAAACAGCGCCTACACGGTCGGAAACAGCGCGACGACCCTCTACGCAGCTTCCGGTGGCTCGGACGACTGGGCCAAGGCGATCCTGAAGATGAAGTACACCTACACGATCGAGTTGAGGGACACCGGGAAGCACGGCTTCGTTTTACCATCCCGCTACATCATCCCAACAGCGAAGGAGGCTTTGGCCGCCGTGCTGGTCGTCTCGGAAGCGTGCAAGAGCttgtaa
- the LOC144478772 gene encoding peptidyl-prolyl cis-trans isomerase B encodes MKTLLMIASLVVAVATLENGDLIVTEQVYLDIMIDDHPAGRIVIGLFGDIVPKTVQNFVTLATTGVAGKTYKGSPFHRVIKKFMIQGGDIENGDGTGSISIYGKYFDDENFQVSHSGPMFVSMANAGKNSNGCQFFITTIPTQWLDGQHTVFGKVVSGEDVVFKIEQVKTDVDDFPVKPVTIFECGTLPTTSRFTVANDNSYNIWSWVKATCIPLTFSFTVLGFFHWMMKKLDV; translated from the exons ATGAAGACCCTGCTGATGATCGCCAGCCTGGTCGTGGCCGTCGCGACTTTAGAG AACGGTGACTTAATAGTCACCGAGCAAGTTTACCTAGACATCATGATAGACGATCATCCAGCCGGAAGGATCGTGATCGGCCTGTTCGGTGACATCGTCCCGAAAACCGTGCAGAACTTCGTCACCTTGGCGACGACTGGAGTTGCAGGGAAAACGTACAAAGGCAGCCCGTTCCATCGGGTGATCAAGAAGTTTATGATCCAAG GTGGGGATATCGAGAACGGCGATGGAACAGGATCAATCAGCATCTACGGGAAGTACTTCGACGACGAGAACTTCCAGGTGAGCCACAGCGGACCCATGTTCGTCAGCATGGCGAACGCTGGAAAGAATTCCAACGGCTGTCAATTCTTCATCACCACCATACCCACGCAGTGGTTGGACGGGCAGCATACTGTCTTTGGAAAG GTTGTAAGTGGCGAGGACGTAGTTTTCAAAATCGAGCAGGTGAAGACCGACGTCGACGATTTTCCAGTGAAACCTGTTACTATATTCGAATGTGGCACTCTACCGACGACGTCGAGGTTTACGGTGGCTAATGATAACAGCTACaa CATATGGTCGTGGGTCAAAGCGACGTGCATCCCTTTAACCTTCAGTTTCACGGTCCTCGGCTTCTTCCACTGGATGATGAAGAAATTAGACGTGTAA